One Glycine max cultivar Williams 82 chromosome 1, Glycine_max_v4.0, whole genome shotgun sequence genomic window, CCGCCTAGCATGTCATGTAGCCTGTAAATTCAGTACATCAAAGATAGGCCATAATCAGGGAAAGTCATGCTAAACTTAAAATGAAACTTAAATAAGACTGTAGTCAGTCTCAGCAAGCCTCCATACTCGGAAAGACTAAACTTAAAATGTTGTGTTGACGAAGTTAGTGTGTTTCTACTCTTTTTCTATAATGactctttttcttctcaatGAAAGAGAATATTTTCTCCCAGCAGCACAGTGATACTAAACAAACAAAAGCGCAATAAAAAGAAACACATGTAAAAAGAAGACAGAACACACCTTTCACCTACAGCAGCACATGATACTGTAATatctgtatttttttcaacGTGACTCtgcatattaattataaaagataGATAATCAgcaaaaattgtgaaaataaaatcaagaaacacTCCATGTATGAACTCAGTGTGTCTAAAAACTTTGGAACCTTTGGCAAAACTATTCAAAAGACTTGGTGTATGAACATAAGAAGGGTAAGAGAAAAGAAACATAgagctagtttttttttgtgaattaattGCCTTGAATGATACAAAATATTCACAGAATACAATTagtaataaatttcaataacaaGTAGTGAGAAGAACTTAAAGCCAAATATAATTGCCTTAATTGTCTTGATAATTACACAACTCTGAGTCTCTgatacaaaaaattaacatgttTACCTGCACAAGGTCCATGCAATCCATTCGGTATAGATTATCTCCGGCCAAGATCAATACATTTTCAATGTTTGCATGCTTGGCATCCTACAACATTCAATCTATTACTGTCCAATTTAacttgagaaaagaaaaaaaaaaggagggacACGCAGTAATGTATACACAAAAATCTGGCATGTACTAAAGATTATGTTCCCACCTCAAATACCCATGTAAATTGCCTCACAacattttctttctccctcgTGTCCTTTTGTGATAATGCAATGAAATGGACTTAATTAGTGTAGTGTTTTTCCCTTggtccttttttttattctgactCTTACCGTTAGTCAAGCTGGCATCATGTTTGCaaccaatttgaaaactttttatgTAGGACCAGAATGGAAATGAGTGTTAGGAATAAAGGCTAAAAAGttcaattaaacttaaaaaatttgaagatattataacttataagtagCTCATGGTATgatatactaattaaaattttaaataaatacgtATCCACTCCTTTTTCTATGGTAAATAGGGGCAGGGGACCCAAAGAAAGCAAGACAGAAACAATTAAAAGAGATCTCTGAGGCACCATGTgcaaaaacaattaaaagagtttttattCCTAGTCCCCCCACCCCCCTAACAAAAGTAGGattagcaacaaaaaaaatacatttttagggCCAAGTTGGCATACATAAGCATTGGTTACCACATTTAAAAGTGCCACTAACCATAGCCAAAAACAtacaattacaaaaaataaatataataagcttCCAAAAGTGTAGATTccttctaaaaacaaaaaacaagcggacccctttatatatatagattccTTTTCAGCTCGCATGGAACTTTGAataactttatttcatcaaacatAATCACCAAAGAGACATTCCTAAAACGCAGACAGAAGGTACATATGGCATAAAACCTCAGAATCTGAGCTAAATGAATGGCAATTATATTATAGATGAATCCTCTGCAATTGACACTGATTCACTGAACAGGAAACTTACCTTCATCCCTCTTCACACTTTCCAATGTCCACAAGCCCCATGGTTGGCCCAATCCCTCCCATAGCCACAGTTTCAGTGAAGTGGTGATTGCGATGGCCATCCCCTCCCATAGCGAAACAGGTACGCATCTTCAGGACGTGGTTGGTGGGGGCCAAAGCGATGGCGTCGGAGAAGTAGTGAATTGCGGTGGGGTAGTCGCCGGAGGAGAAGGCTGTGTTGCCTTTGGCTTTGGCTTCGTCGGCCATAGGGTTTAGgtgaattaatttgatttgatgaaataaaaaaaaaaaaaaagagaggaggaAGGGTTTATAGAAAACGAAAAGTACAACTAGAGAGTTTTTGGACAATACAAggcaatatataaattatattttatatttataaattcaatatacagacaaaacaaaataaatcagTAAATAAAATCAACTATTTACCTGGAAAAAAGATACAAGATatcaaaaatatgtatataataatttttatgattggAAGAGTGTATCCAATTTgtgcattttaaaataaatcgttataattaaaataaaaacatgtaaacttatataaaatagaattaattatttaaataaaattgtaaacttaatataaatttattgattattattcgATTAGTgtttatgtatatgtatatcaCGTAATAGATATTTATTTGTATCTAATTATAACTGATGAgtcaatattcttaaatatataaattaagattataataacaatatttttaaatataaaatttatatttgaaattataataaataatttaaattatggtataaagttatttttaaaatgaaatgatataattagttaaaaaaattaaatacaaaaaaagattgattcaaagCAAAATTCATCTCCTTATTTTGTCTATTTCATAAAATtcaattctcttatttttctaatttattatttgagttTCCAAAGTTGATTTTGGAAAGAGTAGAACCATAGTCTTTGAAGTGAGTGATACACTCATTTCTCACTACACCCACAtgtatattttgatatttggtgcagaatatagtattaatataaattttatgtaaaatagttcaaaatttaaactttattgttttttttatttattatatttttataatcttatatatcatctttaaaatataatatataacattaaattctatttttgcataaattagaatatgtttacttatataacttttttatatattatatttttatcacattattcaaaatttattttatacagtaaagatataatataaattttatcttcaatgtatatttttttataaaaattataatttcataaaatgataatattttattatctttaaaaatatttatacatgtgatttaatgacagtattttttttctatattaagatattcttgttatttattataatagttttatttatatttaacttcaTATAATCaggtatgtaatttttttaaagaattaaattatatagtaaagagacgtaattaaataaaatgataatattttctattttttaaaatatttatgtatgtgatttattgataatattttttttatctatattaccataaataatataaatatcttaatatataacaaaatttgtcactaaatcacaagcattattttaaaagataaatataataaaaaataaaaataaaacttatataaatatacatattctaatttatgtgaaagtagaatttaatcttatatattatattataaaagttaatatttaagattataaaaaataaaataaattaaaaaataataaaatttaaattctgaaCTATTTTGGCATAAAAACATAGGCTTAATTGCAGAATTTGTCTCCCAATTACACTAAATCGGTCTCCCTATTTTTTAATACACTATCTCTGTCTCAAAGCTGATTTTAACTATTGaccgttaaattttaaacattgacTAGACTAGATAGTTGaccaatattttttgaaaaaaataaaaactcaaaaaataCTTTAGAGAGAACTAGAACCATAATTCTTGAAgtaaaaaacacaatttttaccACCCAAGTACtcatttgaataatttatgcaaaatatagtattaatataagttttatgagaaaatagttcaaaattcaaattttattatttttaatttattatatttttataatcttatatattatcttttaaaatataatacataagattaaattctattttcacataaattagaatatgtatatttatataagttttatttttattttatatattatatttatcttttaaaataatttatttgtgaaGATTAACCCAATTGGACCTAACTTAAATTGGGTACCAcctctctctaattgattttgtcttgTAGGTGTACCTAAAAGCAAGAGATTCACTATGGTACTTGGATAGTGGCTGCTCTAGGCACATAACGGGTGACAAGTCCAAACTCTCTTGACTTTGTGTCAAAAGATGGAGGATACATCACGTTTGGAGACaataacaaaggaaaaaataatgggAGAAGGAAATAttgaaaatcaacacaaaactcAAATAAAGAATGTGTTATATGTGGATGGACTAAAGCATAATCTTCTAAGCATTAGTCAACTTTGTGATAAAGGTTTCAAGATAGAGTTGAACAGAAACTGTTGTCTTATAAGGGAAGCCATATCCGGTAAAGTTGTCCACATTGGTAAGAGAATAGGTAAGATCTATATGCTGAATGTTGAGCATGCATCTTTTCATAAGCTAAGTTGCTTGGTGAGTAAAATAGACGATTCATGGTGGTGGCATCGTAGGACTGCACACACTAACATGCATCatttaaataatctaattaGAAActccttgtaaaaaaaaaaagggaagcaagtTAAAAACTCCTTTCAAAGCAAAACATTGTTTCTACTTCAAAACCCCTTGAACTACTTCACATCGATTTATTTGGTccctctagaactatgagtttaGGTGGAAATTACTATGGCTTAGTAATATGGGATGATTTACTCAAGGTTTACTTggaccttgtttttgaaaaccaaaaatgaagCTTTTGATGCTTTTTGCAAACTTGCCAAGgtgattcaaaatgaaaaaggtcTCAACATTATTtcaattagaagtgatcatggcggtgaatttcaaaatgagtctTTTGCAAacttttgtgaagaaaatggaattcaCTACAATTTTTCTGCCCTAagaacacctcaacaaaatggtgttatggagaggaaaaatagatctcttGAAGAAGGTGCAAGAACTCTTCTAAATGAAACAAGGTTACCTAAGTACTTTTGGGCAGATGTTGTACATACTATTTATTACACCTTGAACAAAGTACTTATTAGACCTATTTTGAAGAAAACTCCTTATGAACTGTATAAGGggagaaaaccaaacatttcacACCTGAGAGTTTTTTGTTGTAagtgttttgttttaaataacgATAAAGACTCTCTTAGCAAATTTGATGCAAAGGACAACAAGGCTATCTTTCTTGGTTATTCATTGCATAGTAAGGCATATAGGGTATTCAATAAAAGAACTTTAACTGTAGAGGAATCTATCATGTGGTTTGTGATGAAACTAATTGTTAAAGAATTCTTTAGAAGAATATGCGGGTTTTCAGGAAAAGGATTTTGTTCTTAAAGATGACATCAAGACTAAAAATTTTGAACAAAGCAAAGAAATGTCTACAACAATGCCTAAAGAAATTCCTACTAAGTGAATAACTCAGAAAGATCTCTCCTTAGACAACATTATTGGAGAAATCTCTAAGGGTGTTTCTACATGCTCTAGACATAGAATTTTGTGTAACAACATGACTTTTGTTTCTCAGGTTAAACAATGAAACATAGATGAAGCTTTAT contains:
- the LOC102663179 gene encoding probable glucose-1-phosphate adenylyltransferase large subunit, chloroplastic, which codes for MKDAKHANIENVLILAGDNLYRMDCMDLVQSHVEKNTDITVSCAAVGERLHDMLGGCMLEAFLLQLMSRYFGECGDPTTTA